The Pseudoxanthomonas sp. SL93 genome segment GACGGCTTATGAAGGCAGTTCGGCACTTCAACACAGCCAAATTGTCGTCGGCTGCGCATGTAATCCGCCGAGACCGGCAGTAAGTATGGATATACCACCAGCTTTGGAGGAGGATATTGATGAAGCCGAACGAAGTCGCGTTCTGGCGCGGCAACTTGCGAAGCTCCGCGCATGGCGTGCTGATCCTGTTTCTGGCGGCATGCGCGATGTTTTCCGATGTGGCGCAGGCAAGCTCGCCTCTCTATCGCAACTGGTCATATCTGAGCATAAGGTCGGATGCGATCTCGGTCGAAGTCATCACCGACAGCAAGATCAAGGAGATTCTTGAGCTTCGTGTCGAGCAAGATGGCAAGCCCGTATCCATCGGACGCGAGGTATACCAACGAGCCAATCATCCTCTGATCAATGAACTTCAGATCGAGGCATGTACAAGCACCCCCCAAGGCAGCTGCTCGATTCTCGTCATACCTTTCGTCGATCAGGAGGGTCCGGAGCGTGAAGCTCTCAAGGAATTGACGATCAGGCTCGTTGGCGGCCAAGTCATAGAGCACGCAATCAATCCGACAGTACGTGAGCCCTGATACGGGCTGTGCTCGCTCCTGCTAGAACCGTGGCGACACCGAAGAAGACGGGCCGGCGATGAGCGCCGCTTGACGCCCTGCCCTGCACCCGCGTACCTTTCGCACCGCCAAGGTTTCCATCGCTCTATCCCGATATAGCGATGGAATTAAAAGGGAAGCCGGTGCGGACAGTTCCATCGTCCCATTCCGGCGCTGCCCCGCAGCGGTATTTGGAAACGAACCTCGCCAACAGCACTGGCCCTCGCGGGCCGGGAAGCGGCGGGAAGTAGGCCCGCGCATTCCATGCGCCCGTCCATGAGCCCGAAGACCTGCCCTGGCCGGAAGACACGACCGTCTTCCGCCTGACCTGGAGCTTCCGAGGGGAGGTGGCCGGAGCCCGTGTCCGCGCGCGCCTGCCCGGATGCGTCCTCCTGCGCCCGACCACGGCACTCCGGCTCGCCCGAGGGGGCGAAGGTCGCTGGCGTGGCGGATCCGGTCCGGCGCGCGGTTCCTTCGTTCCTCATCCGCCACCGCATGAGGACACGCACCATGACCACCGTTACCACCCTTGGCTTCCCGCGCATCGGCGCGAAGCGCGAACTGAAATCCGCCCTGGAAAACTACTGGCGTGGCGACACCAGCGCCGCCGACCTGCAACAGACCGCACGCGACCTGCGCCACCGCCACTGGCAGCTGCAGCGCGATGCCGGCGCCGATGTGGTGCCGTGCAACGACTTCTCGCTGTACGACCAGGTGCTGGACACCGCGTTCCTGTTCGATGCCATTCCCGACGCCTACCGCACGCTGGCCGATGCCGATCCACTGGCGGGCTACTTCGCGCTGGCGCGTGGCGTGCAGAAGGACGGCACCGACCTGCGCGCGCTGGAGATGACCAAGTGGTTCGACACCAACTACCACTACCTGGTGCCGGAACTGCACGCCGGCCAGACCTTCCGCCTGCGCGGCGACAAGCCGCTGGCGGAGTATCGTGAAGCCGTCGCCGCAGGCCACGCCGCACGGCCGGTGCTGCTGGGCCCGGTGAGTTTCCTGTTGCTGTCCAAGGCCGTGGATGGCAGCGACCGCCTCGCGCTGCTGGATCGCCTGCTGCCGGTCTACGCCGAACTGCTGGCGAAGCTGCATCACGCGGGTGCGGACTGGGTGCAGGTCGACGAGCCGTGTCTGGTGCTGAACCTGGACGACGCCACGCGTGCCGCGTACCTGAAGGCCTACGCCACGTTGGCGAAGAACGTGCGGCCTTCATTGCTGCTGGCCACCTACTTCGGCCGCCTGGGCGACAACCTGCCGCTGGCCTGCGCACTGCCGGTGGATGGCCTGCATGTCGACCTGGTACGCGGCAAGGAGCAGCTCGACGACGTGCTGAAGCATCTTCCCAAAGGTCGCGTGCTGTCGGCCGGCCTGGTGGACGGTCGCAACATCTGGCGCACGAACCTGGACAACGCGCTGATCCTCGCCAAGTACGCATCGGGCCACGTGGGCGAGCGCGCGCTGTGGCTGTCGCCGTCGTGCTCGCTGCTGCATGTCCCGGTCGATCTGGCGGATGAAAAGGCACTGCCTTCCGACCTGAAGTCGTGGCTGGCCTTCGCGCGGCAGAAGGTGGAGGAGCTGCGCCTGCTGGCCGATGCGCTGCGCGATCCGCGCGCCGCCGAACCCGGCTTGGCGCTGGCCCGCGACCGCATCGCATCGCGCCGGCAATCCGCACGCGTGCATCGTCCGGAGGTGGCCGCGCGCCTGGCCTCCGCGGAGGCCGCCGACACCCACCGCGACTCGCCGTATCCGCAGCGTCGTGCGGCACAGGCAGCGCTGCTCGGCTTGCCCGGTTTCCCGACCACCACCATCGGCTCGTTCCCGCAGACCCACGAAGTGCGCGAGGCACGGGCACGCAACAAGAGCGGCAAGCTGCCGGACGCGGACTACGAGGCCTTCCTGCGCGAGGAGACCGAACGCTGCGTCCGCTTCCAGGAAGAGATCGGCATCGACGTGCTGGTGCATGGCGAGTTCGAGCGCAACGACATGGTGGAATACTTCGGCGAACAGCTGGACGGTTTCGCGTTCACGAAGAACGGCTGGGTGCAGAGCTACGGCTCGCGCTGCGTGAAGCCGCCGGTGATCTACGGCGATGTCTCGCGCCCGGCGCCGATGACGGTGCGCTGGTCGCAGTACGCGCAGTCGCTGACCGACCGGCCGATGAAGGGCATGCTGACCGGGCCGGTGACGGTGCTGCAGTGGTCGTTCGTCCGTGACGACCAGGCACGCGCGCAGACCTGCCGGCAGATCGCGCTGGCACTGCGGGACGAGGTATTGGACCTCGAAGCCGCCGGCATCCGTGTCATCCAGATCGACGAGCCCGCGCTGCGCGAAGGCCTGCCGCTGCGGCGCGCGGATTGGCAGGCGTACCTGGACTGGGCGGTGGAATGCTTCCGCATCACCGCGGCGGGCGTCGCCGACGATACCCAGGTGCACACGCACATGTGCTACTCCGAGTTCAACGACATCATGCAGGCCGTGGCCGCGATGGATGCCGACGTCATCTCCATCGAGACCTCGCGCTCGCGCATGGAACTGCTGGATGCGTTCGTGAAGTTCCGCTATCCCAACGAGATCGGCCCGGGCGTGTACGACATCCATTCACCGCGCATTCCCACCGGCGGCGAGATGGTCGACCTGCTGCAGAAGGCGCGTGCGGTGCTGGCACCCGAGCAGATATGGGTCAATCCCGACTGCGGCCTGAAGACGCGCGGCTGGCCGGAGGTGCGCACGGCGCTGGAGCGGATGGTGGAAGCAGCCCGCAGCCTGCGCGCGTACGCCTGAACTTTCCATTCACGGGAGCGGCGCGTCGCGATGAAACGGCTGCATGTGTCGTCGCGACTTGCGTCGCTCCCACCTTCAACTAGGTGGCTGGCAAGGGTGGTGCCTGCGTCGGCCGGCCCAGCGGATCCAGGGCGATCATCACGAAGTGGCCGCGCGTGCACAGCTTGCGTTCGCCGGTCAGCAGGTTTTCGGTGATGACTTCGACATCGACATTCATCGAGCTGCGGCCGACCTTCACCACGCGCGCGACCACTTCCACCAGGTCGCCCTTGTGGATGGGCTGGTTGAAGTCCACCTGTTCAGAGCGCGCGGTGACCACCGTGGTGCGGGCATAGCGCGAGGCGGCGATGAACGCCGACATGTCCATCCACGCCAGCGCCTGGCCGCCGAACAGCGTGCCCAGGTGGTTGGTGTGGTCGGGGAAGACCATGTGCAGCAGGCGCGCCTCGAGGGGGCGCGCTTCGGCGTTGGCCAGTTCGGTCATGGTGGTGCTCCGGTTCGCGTACTCCCGGTGGCAGCATAGCGCGCCGGGATGTTGTGCTGGTGTAGGAGCGACGTCAGTCGCGACCGCATGAACGAATGACCCGGATATCCGATGGGCTCCCCATGGCGGGGAAACTGTCGCCGACATGCCCAGGACGGTGTGGCGCCACCGGGCTTTCATTGGTGCGGTCGCGACTCACGTCGCTCCTACAAAGGGCACGGGCTAGAACGCGTGGTCAAAGCCCACTTCGCCCTGCACGCCCACCTGGTAGGCGGACACGCGGCGCTCGAAGAAGTTGGTCAGCTCCTGGACGTCCTGCAGGTCCATGAACGGGAACGGGTTGCTGGCACCGAAGTGCTTGGGCATGCCCAGCTGCGCCATGCGCTGGTCGGCGCAGTACTCCAGGTACTGGCGCATGTCCTTGATCGACAGTCCCGCCACGCCGCCACTCAGCGTGTCCTCGGCGAAGGCGACCTCGCAGTCCACCGCCTCCCCCATCATCTGCACGATCTGCGCCTTCAGCTCGTCGTCGAACAGGTCGGGCTCTTCCTCGCGCGCGGTCTTGATCACTTCGAAGGCGAAGGCCATGTGGCAGCTCTCGTCGCGGAACACCCAGTTGGTGCCGCTGGCCAGCCCGTGCAGCAGGCCGCGCGAGCGCAGGTAGTACACATAGGCAAACGCGCCGAAGAAGAACAGGCCTTCGATGCAGCCGGCGAAGCACACCATGTTCAGCAGGAACTGCCGGCGCTGCTCGCGCGTCTCGATGCGCTGGATGCCCTGCAGCGAGTCGATCCACTTGAAGCAGAACTCGGCCTTCTTGCGGATCGACGGGATGTTCTCCACCGCGGCGAAGGCCTTGGCGCGTTCGTTCGGGTCGGGCAGGTAGGTGTCCAGCAGCGTCAGGTAGAACTGCACGTGCAGCGCTTCCTCGTACAGCTGCCGCGACAGGTACATGCGCGCTTCCGGCGCGTTGATGTGCTGGTAAAGGTTCAGCACCAGGTTGTTCGACACGATCGAGTCGCCGGTGGCGAAGAACGCGATGAGGCGCTCGATCAGGTGGCGCTCGGCCGGGCCGAACTTGTTCTTCAGGTCGTTGGTGTCCAGCGAGAAATCCACCTCCTCCACCGTCCAGGTATTGCGGATGGCATCGCGGTACATCTCGTAGAACTGCGGGTAGCGCATCGGCCGCAGAGTCAGTTCGAAGCCGGGATCGAGGAGCAGCTGGCGGTTGTGGGTGGACATTCAGGGTCTCGCGGTTGCTGGTCCCTTCTCCCGGCGGGAGAAGGTGCCCGAAGGGCGGATGAGGGTATGGCGAAGGCACGGGCGATCGAACCATCACGATCTTGCCGTACCCCCACCCCAGCCCTCCCCCGTGAACGGGGGAGGGGGCAGATCAAATGGGTTGGCGCATCCCTGCGCCGGGAACGTCCTGTTCCGGTATCCGTCGGCAGCGCCGACGTAGGGGAGCGCGTGTTACTGGCAGGCCTCGCAGGCTTCCGGGTTCTCCAGCGAGCAGGCGATGGCCTCGGTCGGCGAGTACTCCGGCTTCGGCGCGACGGCCGCCGCGCTGCCGACCGTGGTCTTGGCGATCCGGGTGGCCGGGCGCGAACGCAGGTAGTACGTCGTCTTGATGCCCTTCTTCCATGCGTACATGTACATGGACGACATCGCGCCGATGTTGGGGCTCTCCATGAACAGGTTCAGCGACGCCGACTGGTCGATGAAGGCACCGCGGTCGGCGGCCATGTCGATCAGCGAGCGCATCGGGATTTCCCATGCCGTGCGGTAGACGCTGCGCAGCGTGTCGGGGATCTGCACCACGTTCTGGATGGAGCCTTCGGCCTGCTTGATGGCGTCGCGCACTTCCGGCGTCCACAGGCCCAGCTTCTTCAGCTCTTCCACCAGGTAACGGTTCACCTGCAGGAAGTCGCCCGACAGCGTCTCGCGCTTGAACAGGTTGCTGACCTGCGGTTCCACGCACTCGTAGCAGCCGGCGATGGACGCGATGGTCGCGGTCGGCGCGATGGCGATCAGCAGCGAGTTGCGCAGGCCGTGCTGCTTGATCCGCTCGCGCAGCGCGTCCCACCGCTCGCGGTCGGCGGGCACCACGCCCCAGGCATCGAACTGCAGTTCGCCGGTGGCCGCGCGCGTGTCGGCGAAGGACGGGTGGCGGCCGCGCTCCTGCGCCAGCTCCACCGACGTGTCCAGCGCATTGAAATAGATGGTCTCGGCGATCTTCGCCGACAGCGCGCGGGCTTCATCGCTGTCGAAGGCCATGCGCTGCCGGAAGAAGACGTCCTGCAGGCCCATCACGCCCAGCCCGACCGGGCGCCAGCGCAGGTTGCCGCGGCGGGCCGATTCGATGGGATAGAAGTTCAGGTCGATCACGCGGTCCAGCTGGCGCACGGCCAGGCGCACGGTCTCGGCTAGCTTGTCGAAATCGAACCCGCCGTCGTCGTCGAAGTGCCGGCTCAGGTTGATCGAACCCAGGTTGCACACCGCCGTCTCTTCGGCCGAGGTCACTTCCAGGATCTCGGTGCACAGGTTGGACAGGTGAATGACGTTGCCGCTGCGCAGTGTCTGGTTGCTGGCCTTGTTGCACTTGTCCTTGAACGTCATCCAGCCGTTGCCGGTCTGCGCCAGCGTGCGCATCATCCGCGCGTACAGTTCGCGCGCCTTGATGCTCTTCATCGCCTTGCCCTGCGCCTCGGCCTGCTCGTACGCACGTTCGAACGCGTCGCCGTACAGGTCGGTGAATTCCGGCACGATGCGCGGGTCGAACAGCGACCAGTCGGCATCGGCCTCCACGCGCTTCATGAACAGGTCCGGCACCCAGTTGGCCAGGTTGAGGTTGTGCGTGCGGCGCGCCTCGTCGCCGGTGTTCTCGCGCAGCTCCAGGAATTCCTCCACGTCCGCGTGCCACGGTTCCAGGTACACGCAGGCCGCGCCCTTGCGCTTGCCGCCCTGGTTGACCGCGGCCACCGAGGAATCCAGCGTCTTCAGCCACGGCACGATGCCGTTGCTGTGGCCGTTGGTGGACTTGATGAGCGAGCCGCGCGAACGCACGCGCGTGTAGCTGACGCCGATGCCGCCGCTGAACTTGCTCAGCTGCGCGATGTCGCCGTACTTCTGGTAGATCGACTCCAGCGAATCCTGCGGCGAATCCAACAGGAAGCACGACGACAGCTGTTCGTGCGTGGTGCCGCTGTTGAACAGCGTCGGCGAGCTGGGCAGGTAGTCCAGGTTGCCCATGCGGCGGTACAGCGCCAGCGCTTCGGGCACGTCCTCGCTCAACGCGCAGGCGATGCGCAGGAAGAACTGCTGCGGCGTCTCGATGACCTTGCGTGTGTGCGGGTGGCGCAGCAGGTAGCGGTCGTACAGGGTGCGCAGGCCGAAGTAGTCGAAGTGCAGGTCCAGCGACGCGTCCAGCGCATCGTTCAACTTGCGGGCGTTGGTCTGCACGAAGCCCAGCAGGCGTTCGTTGATCAGGCCGACCTCGTGGCCGCGCGTGACCGACTGCGAGAACGCGTGGATCTCCTGGCCGGTGACTTCCTTGGTGATGGTGCCGGCCAGCAGGCGCGCGGCCAGGCGGCTGTATTCGGGTTCCTCGGCCGTCAGCAGCGCGGCGGTGCGGATGGACAGTTCATCCAGCTCGCGCGTGGTGGCGCCGTCGTACAGGCCGGAGATGGTGCGGGTGGCCACGCGCATCGGGTCGATGGCATGCAGGCCTTCGCAGTTGCGCTGCACGGCACGGACGATCTTGTTCAGGTCGACGGGTTCGCGGCTGCCGTTTCGCTTGGTCACGCTCATCGCGGTGGCGGTAGGCGGCGGGGTCAAGAGGAATGAGGTCTCGCCGCTGGCGTCGGCAACGGCGGTGTCGGTCTGGTTCACGGTGTTTCTCCCTGCGTGGTGCACGCGGCGGCCCGTCCCTCGCAGGCTGCGTTGGCCGGGTATGGATCAGCAGGGTGGGGAATCGGCGTCGCAGGTGGCGAGACCACGCAGACGGACTGCGGGTGCCCTGCTTCGCCAGCCATCTCCCCCCGGAGAATCCGCGGCCGGCACCGCGCGGTGTGCATCGCGCGGCTGTCGGCAGGTCTTCGGACTCATGGGCGCGGAAGGCGTGGCCTTCCTCCTAACCCGCCGCTTCCCGAGGCCTGGCCTCAGTGCTGTGTGGCGGGGTCGTTCCCAATTACCGCTGCGGGGCAGTGCCGGAATGGGCCCGAAGGCCGCACCGGCTTCCCTTTTCATCCGGAGGCTAGCCACCCCCGGAACCGACAGCCACAAGATAGTGGGGGTGTATGGAAGCGTCAACACCAAATGTTGTGTGGAACAGCAGGTGTCGGTGTGGCGCGGGTTTCACGAGTTGACTCCTTCTCCCCGCTGGCGGGGAGAAGGTGACCGAAGGACGGATGAGGGGCAGGCGCGATGACAACTCGTGCGTGACGCCCTTGGGCATAGAGACCGCTATCCCGATCCGACGCATTGGGTGTCCGGAATCCGCTCGCCCCTCACCCGCGTTCGGAACCCTCTCCCCGCTGGCGCAGGGAGAAGGGTTGGAGCATCAGGCCCGCAGCGTCGCGATCGACGCGTCCTGCGCCTGCGCGTACAGGGCGAACGGGTCGTGGATCGCCTTGCCCAGTGCGGCCTCGAACGCATCCTGGTTGGCATGCGCGTCATACGCGCGTTGTTCGCCGCCGCCCAGGTTGGACTGGAAGATGCCCGCCGCACTGACCGGCAGGAAGTCTTCGTAGACGATCGGGTCGGCCACCGCATGGCCGGCATCGACCAGGGCGCCAGGCGTCATCGCCGCACGTTCGCTGGCGGGCAGTGCCGCACCGGCATCGGTCAGGCGGTAACGGAAGTAGCCCAGGCCGTCGCGGCGCAGCGTGTCTTCGTCATCCGGAAACGCGGCGAACGCATCGGCCAGCCGCTGCGGATAGTCCGCCGACGTGTTGCCGGCGCCGTCGGCCTGCCGCACCTGTGCCAGCAGGCGGTCGTAGAGCGCGCGCCCCGCGGGCGTCAGCGCCAGGCCGCGCTGTTCGATCTCGCCGAAGCGCGCGCTGTGGCTGCCGGGTACCAGCGTGCCGCTGGCATCGGGGAAGGCGACTTCCTCTTCCAGCGCCTTGAAGCTGGTCTGCCGCAGCAGGATGGGCACCGTGCGGCGCGGCGGGCCTTCGATCAGCGCCTTGGCCGGGATGCCACGCTCCAGCATCGCGGCCTGCGCCGCATCGATGTCCAGC includes the following:
- the metE gene encoding 5-methyltetrahydropteroyltriglutamate--homocysteine S-methyltransferase; amino-acid sequence: MTTVTTLGFPRIGAKRELKSALENYWRGDTSAADLQQTARDLRHRHWQLQRDAGADVVPCNDFSLYDQVLDTAFLFDAIPDAYRTLADADPLAGYFALARGVQKDGTDLRALEMTKWFDTNYHYLVPELHAGQTFRLRGDKPLAEYREAVAAGHAARPVLLGPVSFLLLSKAVDGSDRLALLDRLLPVYAELLAKLHHAGADWVQVDEPCLVLNLDDATRAAYLKAYATLAKNVRPSLLLATYFGRLGDNLPLACALPVDGLHVDLVRGKEQLDDVLKHLPKGRVLSAGLVDGRNIWRTNLDNALILAKYASGHVGERALWLSPSCSLLHVPVDLADEKALPSDLKSWLAFARQKVEELRLLADALRDPRAAEPGLALARDRIASRRQSARVHRPEVAARLASAEAADTHRDSPYPQRRAAQAALLGLPGFPTTTIGSFPQTHEVREARARNKSGKLPDADYEAFLREETERCVRFQEEIGIDVLVHGEFERNDMVEYFGEQLDGFAFTKNGWVQSYGSRCVKPPVIYGDVSRPAPMTVRWSQYAQSLTDRPMKGMLTGPVTVLQWSFVRDDQARAQTCRQIALALRDEVLDLEAAGIRVIQIDEPALREGLPLRRADWQAYLDWAVECFRITAAGVADDTQVHTHMCYSEFNDIMQAVAAMDADVISIETSRSRMELLDAFVKFRYPNEIGPGVYDIHSPRIPTGGEMVDLLQKARAVLAPEQIWVNPDCGLKTRGWPEVRTALERMVEAARSLRAYA
- a CDS encoding acyl-CoA thioesterase; translated protein: MTELANAEARPLEARLLHMVFPDHTNHLGTLFGGQALAWMDMSAFIAASRYARTTVVTARSEQVDFNQPIHKGDLVEVVARVVKVGRSSMNVDVEVITENLLTGERKLCTRGHFVMIALDPLGRPTQAPPLPAT
- a CDS encoding ribonucleotide-diphosphate reductase subunit beta; amino-acid sequence: MSTHNRQLLLDPGFELTLRPMRYPQFYEMYRDAIRNTWTVEEVDFSLDTNDLKNKFGPAERHLIERLIAFFATGDSIVSNNLVLNLYQHINAPEARMYLSRQLYEEALHVQFYLTLLDTYLPDPNERAKAFAAVENIPSIRKKAEFCFKWIDSLQGIQRIETREQRRQFLLNMVCFAGCIEGLFFFGAFAYVYYLRSRGLLHGLASGTNWVFRDESCHMAFAFEVIKTAREEEPDLFDDELKAQIVQMMGEAVDCEVAFAEDTLSGGVAGLSIKDMRQYLEYCADQRMAQLGMPKHFGASNPFPFMDLQDVQELTNFFERRVSAYQVGVQGEVGFDHAF
- a CDS encoding ribonucleoside-diphosphate reductase subunit alpha gives rise to the protein MSVTKRNGSREPVDLNKIVRAVQRNCEGLHAIDPMRVATRTISGLYDGATTRELDELSIRTAALLTAEEPEYSRLAARLLAGTITKEVTGQEIHAFSQSVTRGHEVGLINERLLGFVQTNARKLNDALDASLDLHFDYFGLRTLYDRYLLRHPHTRKVIETPQQFFLRIACALSEDVPEALALYRRMGNLDYLPSSPTLFNSGTTHEQLSSCFLLDSPQDSLESIYQKYGDIAQLSKFSGGIGVSYTRVRSRGSLIKSTNGHSNGIVPWLKTLDSSVAAVNQGGKRKGAACVYLEPWHADVEEFLELRENTGDEARRTHNLNLANWVPDLFMKRVEADADWSLFDPRIVPEFTDLYGDAFERAYEQAEAQGKAMKSIKARELYARMMRTLAQTGNGWMTFKDKCNKASNQTLRSGNVIHLSNLCTEILEVTSAEETAVCNLGSINLSRHFDDDGGFDFDKLAETVRLAVRQLDRVIDLNFYPIESARRGNLRWRPVGLGVMGLQDVFFRQRMAFDSDEARALSAKIAETIYFNALDTSVELAQERGRHPSFADTRAATGELQFDAWGVVPADRERWDALRERIKQHGLRNSLLIAIAPTATIASIAGCYECVEPQVSNLFKRETLSGDFLQVNRYLVEELKKLGLWTPEVRDAIKQAEGSIQNVVQIPDTLRSVYRTAWEIPMRSLIDMAADRGAFIDQSASLNLFMESPNIGAMSSMYMYAWKKGIKTTYYLRSRPATRIAKTTVGSAAAVAPKPEYSPTEAIACSLENPEACEACQ